A single genomic interval of bacterium harbors:
- a CDS encoding phosphoribosylanthranilate isomerase, whose translation MIFIRSCLIRSKSPVIFSPYWYNGFVPPIPNRTEFFLSRTRVKICCISSREEARTAIQTGADALGLVSSMPSGPGVISDEIIRDIARIIPPPIASFLLTSKQDAAAIVTQQKFCGTNTIQICDHLTNGTYEVIRKALPGIAIVQVVHVTDESSINEAIRVSEFADAVLLDSGNQKLAVKELGGTGRKHDWRISARIRAAIKVPLFLAGGLNVENVREAIETVQPFGIDLCSSVRTDGKLDKAKLERLFEVVHHI comes from the coding sequence ATGATTTTTATTCGATCTTGTTTGATAAGGTCGAAATCACCCGTAATATTTTCGCCGTATTGGTACAACGGCTTCGTACCACCAATACCAAATAGAACGGAATTTTTTTTGTCTCGTACTCGAGTGAAAATCTGCTGCATTTCTTCACGCGAAGAGGCGCGTACAGCGATTCAAACCGGTGCGGATGCATTGGGATTGGTTTCGTCCATGCCGAGCGGGCCGGGGGTTATTTCCGATGAAATAATCAGGGATATCGCGCGGATCATCCCCCCTCCGATAGCTTCGTTTCTTTTGACCAGTAAACAAGATGCCGCCGCGATCGTAACACAACAAAAGTTTTGTGGAACCAATACGATTCAAATATGTGATCATTTGACGAACGGTACTTACGAAGTTATCCGAAAAGCTTTGCCGGGGATCGCTATCGTACAAGTCGTACATGTGACGGACGAATCATCCATCAACGAAGCGATACGCGTATCGGAGTTTGCCGATGCGGTATTACTGGATTCGGGAAATCAAAAATTGGCCGTCAAGGAACTTGGCGGAACTGGCCGTAAACACGACTGGCGAATCAGCGCACGCATCCGAGCCGCGATCAAAGTTCCTCTGTTTTTGGCCGGCGGACTCAATGTTGAAAACGTACGCGAAGCTATCGAAACGGTGCAACCTTTTGGTATAGATCTGTGCAGCAGCGTACGAACCGACGGAA